One Acipenser ruthenus chromosome 33, fAciRut3.2 maternal haplotype, whole genome shotgun sequence genomic region harbors:
- the LOC117433522 gene encoding protachykinin-1-like encodes MESLKLLMLVVVLFAQVYCAEETSPSQEQEHWPADNWQEEPPENNLAQQVAELIKRSKYHQFYGLMGRRSGAPQTVPMGYKRHKGEMFVGLMGRRSSSGELSEEWDRPQYYARRRK; translated from the exons ATGGAAAGTTTGAAACTTTTGATGTTAGTGGTGGTGCTTTTTGCGCAAGTTTACTGCGCTGAAGAAACGTCGCCGAGTCAGGAGCAAGAACATTGGCCGGCAGACAACTGGCAG GAGGAACCCCCGGAAAACAACCTTGCACAGCAAGTTGCAGAACTCATTAAGAGGTCAAAATATCATCAGTTCTACGGACTTATGGGGAGACGCTCAG GTGCTCCACAGACTGTGCCAATGGGTTACAAAA GACATAAAGGAGAGATGTTTGTAGGTCTGATGGGCAGGAGATCCTCCAGTGGAG AATTATCAGAAGAATGGGACAGACCTCAGTATTATGCCAGAAGACGCAAATAG